The following coding sequences are from one Coffea arabica cultivar ET-39 chromosome 11e, Coffea Arabica ET-39 HiFi, whole genome shotgun sequence window:
- the LOC113719581 gene encoding uncharacterized protein At4g28440-like encodes MAEQKKKQPVFTKVEQLRPMANGLNLTVKVVNTKLIVQRGAQARQMRLAECLVGDETGMIIFTARNDQVDLMKEGTTVILRNAKIDMFKGSLRLAVDKWGRVEVTEPADFSVKEDNNISLIEFELVNVVEE; translated from the exons ATGgctgaacaaaagaaaaagcaacCAGTTTTTACTAAGGTTGAGCAGCTCCGCCCAATGGCAAATGGGCTTAATCTGACTGTAAAGGTTGTAAATACAAAGTTGATAGTTCAGAGGGGTGCTCAGGCGCGCCAAATGCGGCTTGCTGAATGCTTGGTTGGTGATGAGACTGGAATGATTATCTTCACTGCTCGGAATGATCAAG TTGATTTGATGAAGGAGGGTACCACCGTTATCCTGagaaatgcaaaaatcgacATGTTCAAGGGATCACTGAGGCTTGCGGTGGACAAGTGGGGAAGGGTTGAAGTCACTGAACCTGCCGATTTTTCTGTTAAAGAAGACAATAACATCTCTCTGATCGAGTTTGAGCTAGTGAATGTTGTCGAAGAGTAA